A region of Actinomycetota bacterium DNA encodes the following proteins:
- a CDS encoding P-II family nitrogen regulator, translating to MKKIEAVIRHIKLNEVKNALDAIGIRGMTVMDVKGAGKQKGYTEQWRGSKLEIFLNPKLLLKIVVPDDKAPKVVETIRENARTGEIGDGKIFVSSIEDAVAIRTGATGDEAL from the coding sequence ATGAAAAAGATAGAAGCAGTCATCAGGCACATCAAGCTCAACGAGGTAAAGAACGCTCTCGACGCCATCGGCATCCGTGGAATGACAGTCATGGATGTGAAGGGCGCGGGCAAGCAGAAGGGATACACGGAACAGTGGCGGGGCAGCAAGCTCGAGATCTTCCTCAACCCGAAGCTGCTGCTGAAGATAGTGGTGCCCGACGACAAGGCTCCCAAGGTAGTGGAGACGATCCGCGAGAACGCCAGGACCGGCGAGATCGGTGACGGCAAGATCTTCGTCTCGAGCATCGAGGACGCGGTGGCCATCCGCACCGGCGCCACCGGCGACGAGGCGCTGTGA